One stretch of Candida orthopsilosis Co 90-125, chromosome 3 draft sequence DNA includes these proteins:
- a CDS encoding Hut1 protein (S. cerevisiae homolog HUT1 has role in UDP-galactose transport, UDP-glucose transport), translating to MKKEGSALLLAICVLGLYSTFLTWSILQERINTTPYGDNEYFRAPLIINIVQAFLASIVGLIYTALTTKSSPFDVFTHNGTQGWQAFKSLVLISICSSVASPVGYKSLAHLDYLAYLLAKSCKLIPVMFVHFTLYKTRFPLFKYVVASLVTLGVTIFTLAHSKESKKVNDGNTALGLAYLIGSMLLDGLTNSTQDQLFKIPLEKKFTGAKLMCILNLFIFVLTAGYIVLFQRLQISNTYQFIQKYPQLIYDIVVFAGCGAIGQVFIFIILERFDSIVLITATVTRKMLSMMLSVVLFGHHLNINQWIGVVLVFGGIGFEAFAKFQQKRKPKSD from the coding sequence ATGAAGAAGGAAGGGCTGGCATTGTTATTAGCGATATGTGTCTTGGGCCTATATAGCACATTCCTCACATGGTCGATCTTACAAGAACGTATCAACACTACGCCATATGGCGATAATGAATATTTCCGAGCACCGTTAATAATAAACATTGTTCAAGCGTTTCTTGCGTCCATAGTTGGATTGATTTACACGGCGTTAACAACAAAGTCCTCACCATTTGATGTTTTCACACATAATGGGACACAGGGATGGCAGGCGTTTAAGTCATTAGTATTaatatcaatttgttcaagtgTTGCCTCGCCAGTTGGGTACAAGTCTTTAGCCCATTTGGATTATTTGGCCTACTTGTTGGCAAAATCATGTAAATTAATTCCGGTTATGTTTGTCCACTTCACATTATACAAGACTAGATTCCCGTTGTTCAAATATGTTGTTGCACTGTTGGTGACTTTGGGAGTGACGATATTCACTTTAGCCcattcaaaagaaagcaaAAAAGTTAATGATGGGAATACAGCTTTAGGATTAGCTTATTTGATTGGAAGTATGTTGCTTGATGGGTTGACTAATTCTACGCAAGACCAGTTGTTTAAAATCCCGTTAGAGAAGAAGTTTACGGGAGCTAAGTTGATGTGTATTTTGAACTTATTTATATTTGTGCTTACTGCGGGATACATTGTTCTATTCCAAAGGTTGCAGATAAGCAATACTTaccaattcattcaaaaatatcCCCAATTGATTTACGATATTGTCGTATTTGCCGGTTGTGGTGCCATTGGACAAGTGtttatattcatcatcttAGAACGTTTTGACTCAATTGTATTGATAACTGCAACGGTAACGAGAAAAATGTTGAGTATGATGTTGAGTGTTGTCTTATTTGGTCATCATTTgaatatcaatcaatggaTTGGTGTTGTGTTAGTCTTTGGAGGAATAGGATTTGAAGCTTTTGCCAAGTTccaacaaaagagaaagcCCAAAAGTGATTAG
- a CDS encoding Ysa1 protein (S. cerevisiae homolog YSA1 has ADP-ribose diphosphatase activity, has role in ribose phosphate metabolic process and localizes to nucleus), with protein MRFDCLEFSLSTLICSFAIFKATKYSPNFMLRRILTRAMSTKASPYKARVTAIEPLQQGKWIQTRKIEYNDPNGNPKQWEMAVRTTRSDTTNVDAVSIVSVLHHENKAKELVLVKQFRPPCEKVLIEMPAGLVDPKESIETTAVRELLEETGYHGTFRKQSSIMFSDPGLTNANMVLAHVDVDLKDPKNQNPIPQLEENEFIETFTLPLDNLLEEMEKICEKEGCSVDARLYHFAKGIELAKGFEL; from the coding sequence ATGCGCTTTGATTGTTTGGAATTCTCACTCAGTACATTGATTTgttcttttgcaatttttaaAGCAACTAAATATTCCCCCAACTTTATGCTTAGACGAATACTTACACGAGCAATGTCAACAAAAGCTTCTCCATATAAGGCAAGAGTAACTGCAATTGAACCCTTGCAACAAGGCAAATGGATCCAGACCAGGAAGATAGAGTATAATGATCCCAACGGAAATCCCAAACAATGGGAAATGGCCGTGAGAACTACTAGATCTGATACAACTAACGTTGATGCAGTTTCGATAGTCTCTGTTCTTCACCATGAAAACAAAGCCAAAGAATTGGTATTGGTGAAGCAATTTCGTCCACCTTGTGAAAAAGTATTGATCGAAATGCCTGCTGGATTGGTGGATCCTAAGGAGTCAATAGAAACCACAGCTGTTAGAGAACTACTTGAAGAAACTGGCTACCATGGTACATTCCGCAAACAGTCACTGATCATGTTCAGTGATCCGGGTCTAACCAATGCGAACATGGTTTTGGCTcatgttgatgttgatttgaaagatcCTAAAAATCAAAACCCAATACcacaattggaagaaaatgagTTTATAGAAACATTCACTTTACCATTGGATAACTTGTTGGAAGAAATGGAGAAAATCTGTGAAAAGGAAGGGTGCTCTGTCGATGCAAGGTTGTACCACTTTGCCAAGGGTATAGAATTGGCAAAGGGTTTCGAATTGTGA